From the Megachile rotundata isolate GNS110a unplaced genomic scaffold, iyMegRotu1 scaffold0057, whole genome shotgun sequence genome, one window contains:
- the LOC143266155 gene encoding uncharacterized protein LOC143266155 yields the protein MRKRTREVLLIERSESRNTRLMDMRERARNRRKELLLQAERFKSAINIFADVPCAVCCRTLYPQQRYALHTQPLSHLIPANLIEFEKITICSRCLHHLKKHKVPSQAFWNKMEVMHVPQVISDLSEIEKYMLCRIVPFLKIMKIQNRFSQNWCKGQVVLFARDVFEVAEQLPVRLNETGIMIVVESLENLERQRQFELDVGKLRRALEWLLQNNALCKDVRPCFSNIINTISEIAHVTEELPIVRKEIEVAQRSTESNSIAAVACVAFNLLDPSTWCTSDIDHVLLVGDKYYRDCIEARNNPDPGEVNIDYLAVTELLPHLLFNNIRVGIDIGYEMAVNAIAPERNRSPQVERIQHSPAATTHTESGEPQVVFATKSDPIRLANIHRKTAPPLNLERERRMEELCWFFLFPDGKNGFGEHRDISITPLDYFQAREHTPQRLVDNVHLTMRNIRGSVSYWKRCCSELIAMVRSLGPPTWFATFSCNDLNWPDMLKALHLSDGRPITDFENLTFADRLKLVHKYPVVIARQFTNRGSPHLHMLIWCENVPNFLTNEGRIVIEKVVSCSLEAENQDMSDIVQRVQIHKHSNTCYKDRNNRCSRFGFPRPISETTICLGPDDTLANNGRFCVLKRTVNEVMVNNYNPTLLKLWEANMDIQPCGNVTAVAYYIAKYARYETSFFNNIFDRYAKRPDSLENLSLAEFAVRYETVASGMWTEEDGDAELRNDDEETSRSRFIKLKDNTPMRIRNKAAVLRHRYYTLNSDREGYFYNLIVCHIPFRDESTLMCENESSEQCFLRWRHELKPMLGNATVEQFTHAEQIIEAVLAQAVALKVVREGETNNEQLREPVSIHADETVYCDQVDLYEDQQQETLAMSEDVFLNSIRSLNVQQKDLLKSVSSVIEKDIKKNDDEDMEQMLLFITGGAGSGKSFILKLLVEHIKRCYNPTVDMMIKPSFIEVASLTGVAARQIFGKTLHSLFSLLIKKGTAMTYRRLTGQRLEQERRKWRYVRWLIIDEISMVSYENLRIIHLRLQEFKMNDKLFGGVNVLLFGDIMQLPPVKGHWCFIQPHWCSAEINLWHQFSFCELTINMRQRDDVEFIDLLNNLRFGEVTTSQLQILCERRRVPFSGEFEDGEAVRIFPTIKLVDEYNTKMTDKLAKSHRMYIIDTVDESREAATYGKRPPENVIPTNVNNCGGLSHTITLAEGSRIMLRRNISISDGLMDGAMGIVKKFRWPALNENYQLEQRELPDSVLIKFDDESVGNRFKDIDGYIPISPVSTTFQATEGYGDVERRMLPLILSWAVTVHKLQGTTLNKAVIDLGKRNFTKGQIYVALSRVKSLDGLVLSDLAPNKVLVKPHEERALAEMERLRRLRLQTNTANQLPATDT from the exons ATGAGAAAACGTACGCGGGAAGTGCTATTAATAGAACGTTCCGAATCAAGAAATACACGTTTAATGGATATGCGCGAACGTGCTAGAAACCGAAGAAAAGAACTTCTTCTTCAGGCAGAAAGATTTAAATcggctattaatatttttgctgaTGTACCGTGTGCGGTGTGTTGCAGAACTTTATATCCGCAGCAACGTTACGCTTTGCACACGCAGCCTCTGTCTCATCTAATTCCTGCAAATCTGATAGAATTCGAGAAAATAACAATATGTTCTCGCTGCCTACATCATCTTAAAAAGCACAAAGTTCCATCGCAGGCATTCTGGAATAAAATGGAAGTAATGCACGTACCTCAGGTGATATCAGATTTATCGGAAATCGAAAAATACATGTTGTGCAGAATAGTCCCGTTCcttaaaatcatgaaaattcaaaatcgcTTCAGTCAGAATTGGTGTAAAGGTCAGGTAGTCCTATTTGCCCGTGATGTATTCGAAGTTGCCGAACAACTTCCAGTTAGATTAAACGAGAccggtataatgattgtcgtagaaagcctagaaaatttggaacgacAGCGACAATTTGAATTAGACGTCGGTAAACTTCGAAGAGCTTTAGAATGGCTGCTACAAAATAATGCTTTGTGCAAAGATGTGCGACCATGTTTttctaatattatcaatacaattTCGGAAATAGCTCATGTCACTGAAGAGCTTCCTATTGTaagaaaagaaattgaagttGCACAAAGAAGTACTGAATCAAACA GCATAGCTGCAGTTGCTTGTGTTGCGTTTAATTTGCTCGATCCTAGTACGTGGTGTACTAGTGATATTGATCATGTACTTTTAGTAGGAGATAAATATTACCGTGATTGCATTGAAGCGCGAAATAACCCTGACCCCGGAGAAGTCAATATAGACTACTTAGCGGTAACAGAATTATTGCCACacttattgtttaataatatcagAGTCGGTATTGACATTGGCTATGAAATGGCTGTAAATG CAATTGCACCCGAAAGGAATAGATCCCCACAAGTCGAAAGGATACAACATTCACCTGCTGCGACTACTCATACAGAGTCCGGCGAGCCGCAAGTTGTTTTCGCAACAA AAAGTGACCCGATAAGATTGGCGAATATACATAGAAAAACTGCGCCTCCTTTGAACCTAGAAAGGGAAAGAAGAATGGAAGAACTGTGTTGGTTCTTTCTATTTCCAGATGGAAAAAATGGTTTCGGAGAGCACCGAGATATCTCCATAACACCACTGGATTACTTCCAAGCGC GAGAACATACTCCACAGCGATTAGTAGATAATGTGCACCTCACGATGAGAAATATAAGAGGATCGGTATCATACTGGAAACGTTGCTGTTCGGAATTAATCGCCATGGTTCGAAGTCTTGGACCGCCCACATGGTTTGCTACCTTCTCTTGCAATGATCTAAACTGGCCGGATATGTTGAAAGCGTTACATTTATCCGATGGTCGTCCCATTACCGATTTTGAAAACCTAACTTTCGCGGATCGACTAAAGTTGGTTCACAAATATCCAGTAGTTATAGCAAGACAATTTACG aatAGGGGAAGTCCACATTTACACATGCTGATTTGGTGTGAAAATGTACCCAATTTCCTTACGAATGAAGGCCGCATCGTTATTGAGAAAGTTGTATCTTGTTCATTGGAAGCAGAAAACCAAGACATGAGCGACATAGTACAAAGAgtccaaattcataaacattCTAATACATGTTATAAAGATCGTAATAATCGTTGTTCTCGTTTCGGATTTCCTAGACCGATAAGTGAAACAACGATATGCTTGGGTCCAGATGACACACTTGCCAACAATGGACGTTTCTGTGTACTTAAGAGAACCGTAAATGAAGTTATGGTAAATAATTACAATCCAACTCTTTTAAAGCTTTGGGAAGCAAACATGGATATTCAACCATGCGGAAATGTTACAGCAGTTGCATATTATATTGCTAAATACGCAA GATATGAaacatcatttttcaataacatATTCGACCGTTACGCAAAGAGACCGGACAGTCTAGAAAATTTGAGCTTAGCTGAATTTGCTGTCCGATATGAAACAGTTGCAAGTGGAATGTGGACAGAAGAGGATGGAGACGCAGAACTTAGAAATGACGATGAAGAAACATCGAGGTCgaggtttataaaattgaaggacAATACTCCAATGCGAATAAGAAATAAAGCAGCTGTACTGCGCCACCGATATTATACCTTGAACAGCGATAGAGAAGGATATTTCTATAACTTGATAGTGTGTCACATTCCATTTCGTGATGAAAGTACACTTATGTGCGAAAACGAATCTTCGGAACAATGTTTTCTTCGATGGCGACACGAATTGAAACCTATGTTGGGAAACGCAACCGTTGAACAATTTACTCACGCAGAACAAATTATTGAAGCGGTGCTGGCCCAGGCCGTTGCTTTGAAAGTTGTACGCGAAGGGGAAACTAATAATGAACAGTTAAGAGAACCAGTCAGCATTCATGCCGACGAAACAGTATATTGCGATCAAGTTGATTTGTATGAGGATCAGCAGCAAGAAACACTAGCAATGTCAGAAGACGTGTTCCTTAATAGTATTCGAAGTCTTAACGTTCAACAGAAAGATTTATTGAAATCAGTTTCCTCAGTAATtgagaaagatattaaaaagaatgatgATGAAGATATGGAAcaaatgttactttttattacCGGAGGAGCTGGTAGTGGCAagtcgtttattttaaaattacttgttGAACATATTAAACGCTGCTATAATCCCACGGTTGATATGATGATAAAACCATCGTTCATTGAAGTAGCTTCTTTGACTGGCGTCGCTGCCCGTCAAATATTCGGAAAAACTCTGCACTCCTTGTTCTCGTTGCTTATTAAAAAAGGTACTGCGATGACCTATCGGCGACTGACTGGACAAAGACTCGAACAGGAGAGACGAAAGTGGCGGTACGTAAGGTGGTTGATTATTGACGAGATATCAATGGTATCTTACGAGAATTTgcgaataattcatttaagatTGCAAGAATTCAAAATGAATGATAAATTGTTTGGTGGCGTAAATGTACTTCTTTTTGGCGATATCATGCAGTTGCCCCCGGTAAAAGGACACTGGTGTTTTATACAGCCACATTGGTGCAgcgcagaaattaatttatggcaCCAATTTTCATTCTGCGAACTCACCATTAACATGCGACAAAGGGATGACGTCGAGTTTATCGACTTACTGAATAACCTACGGTTTGGGGAAGTGACAACCTctcaactacaaatactatgcgAACGAAGAAGAGTTCCCTTCAGCGGAGAGTTTGAGGATGGGGAAGCGGTAAGAATATTCCCAACCATAAAATTAGTCgatgaatataatacaaaaatgaccGATAAATTAGCAAAATCACATCGAATGTACATCATTGATACAGTAGACGAGTCCCGCGAGGCAGCTACATATGGAAAAAGGCCACCAGAAAATGTTATTCCTACAAATGTTAATAACTGTGGCGGACTTTCACATACAATAACGTTAGCCGAGGGATCGCGAATCATGCTGCGgcgaaatatatcaatttctgaTGGTTTGATGGACGGTGCAATGGGAatagttaagaaatttagatgGCCGGCACTTAACGAAAATTACCAACTAGAACAGAGAGAATTGCCGGATTCAGTTCTTATAAAATTTGACGACGAATCTGTTGGAAATAGGTTCAAGGATATTGATGGTTACATTCCAATATCTCCAGTTTCAACAACGTTTCAGGCGACAGAAGGTTATGGGGACGTCGAGCGCAGAATGTTACCACTTATTTTAAGTTGGGCAGTAACGGTGCACAAATTACAAGGGACCACATTAAACAAAGCTGTAATTGATCTTGGCAAAAGGAATTTTACAAAAGGTCAAATTTACGTTGCACTTAGTCGTGTTAAAAGTCTAGATGGTCTAGTTTTATCTGATTTAGCGCCAAACAAAGTCCTAGTTAAACCTCATGAAGAGCGAGCACTCGCAGAAATGGAAAGATTACGACGGTTGCGTTTGCAAACAAACACTGCAAATCAGCTTCCAGCGACTGACACGTAA
- the LOC143266139 gene encoding uncharacterized protein LOC143266139, which translates to MDGDNENSQESLINTLQQMQLQQQQLQQQMLQMQQYLQQMQQQAVQQQPQQQQQQQQHQAEQEQKEEVDAKPLRVRGTSAGTRRKPYRGRGTGGERGGGRGTGGGGGRGGRGSGAGRGAGKGGGYPSTIYQFFNNNK; encoded by the exons ATGGATGGAGACAACGAAAATAGTC aaGAATCACTGATAAATACGTTGCAGCAGATGCAGCTACAACAGCAGCAGTTGCAGCAACAGATGTTGCAAATGCAACAATATCTACAACAAATGCAGCAACAAGCGGTGCAACAACAaccgcagcagcagcagcagcagcaacaacaccaAGCAGAACAAGAACAAAAGGAGGAAGTAGACGCTAAGCCGTTACGTG TCAGGGGAACATCGGCGGGCACACGCCGAAAACCTTATCGCGGCAGAGGCACCGGTGGAGAAAGAGGTGGTGGTAGAGGAACAGGCGGCGGTGGAGGAAGAGGCGGCAGAGGCAGCGGTGCAGGAAGAGGCGCCGGAAAAGGGGGAGGTTACCCCTCTACAATATATCAATTctttaataataacaaataa